A genomic window from Halodesulfovibrio sp. MK-HDV includes:
- the msrA gene encoding peptide-methionine (S)-S-oxide reductase MsrA, protein MFTYKPTLLALLLVGVMTSFTAQANAAPQASAIFAGGCFWCMQPAYDKLHGVLDTVVGYTGGTTSNPTYEQVGTGTTGHFEAIKVIYDPQKVTYEGLLKLFWRNIDPFDEKGQFCDKGSTYRSAIFYMNSTEKIAAEASKKKVEKRFERPVATLILKAKEFWPAEDYHQDYYTKNPIRYKFYRYRCGRDERLMDIWGIEYKH, encoded by the coding sequence ATGTTTACATACAAACCAACTCTTTTAGCATTACTCTTGGTGGGTGTTATGACAAGTTTCACCGCACAGGCAAATGCTGCACCTCAAGCCTCTGCTATTTTTGCAGGTGGTTGTTTCTGGTGCATGCAGCCTGCTTACGACAAGCTTCACGGAGTATTGGATACCGTTGTGGGTTACACAGGCGGTACCACATCAAATCCAACCTACGAACAAGTGGGTACTGGTACTACCGGGCACTTTGAAGCAATCAAAGTGATCTACGATCCACAAAAAGTTACCTACGAAGGCTTGCTCAAGCTTTTCTGGCGCAACATCGATCCATTCGATGAAAAAGGCCAATTCTGTGACAAAGGATCTACTTACAGAAGTGCAATTTTTTATATGAATTCGACTGAAAAAATCGCAGCTGAAGCCAGCAAAAAAAAGGTGGAAAAACGCTTCGAACGCCCTGTTGCAACTCTCATTCTCAAGGCCAAAGAGTTTTGGCCAGCTGAAGATTACCATCAGGACTACTACACCAAAAATCCAATTCGTTACAAATTCTACCGCTATCGTTGCGGAAGAGATGAACGACTCATGGACATTTGGGGCATCGAGTACAAGCACTAG
- the groL gene encoding chaperonin GroEL (60 kDa chaperone family; promotes refolding of misfolded polypeptides especially under stressful conditions; forms two stacked rings of heptamers to form a barrel-shaped 14mer; ends can be capped by GroES; misfolded proteins enter the barrel where they are refolded when GroES binds) codes for MAKEILFDVKARESLSRGVDKLANAVKVTLGPKGRNVVIEKSFGAPVITKDGVSVAKEIELEDKFENMGAQMVKEVASKTSDIAGDGTTTATILAQAIYREGVKLVAAGRSPMAIKRGVDKAVEALVRELNALAKPTRDQKEIAQVGTISANSDATIGNIIAEAMSKVGKEGVITVEEAKGLETTLDVVEGMQFDRGYLSPYFVTNADKMVAEMDEPLILICEKKISNMKDMLPVLEQVAKMSKPLVIIAEDVDGEALAALVVNKLRGTLNVVAVKAPGFGERRKAMLEDIAILTGGQVVSEEIGVKLEAITVAELGSAKRVVIDKDNTTIVHGAGKAEDIKARGKMIRAQIEESSSDYDREKLQERLAKIVGGVAVINVGAATETEMKEKKDRVEDALNATRAAVEEGIVPGGGTALVRVSTILDEVKPADDDEAAGVRIIRRAIEEPLRQIAANAGFEGSVIVEKVKIGKDGMGFNAAIGEYEDLIKSGVIDPKKVTRIALQNAASVASLLLTTECAIADKPEPAGAAAAPAMPGGMGGMGGMGGMY; via the coding sequence ATGGCTAAAGAAATTCTTTTTGACGTAAAAGCTCGCGAAAGCCTTTCTCGCGGTGTTGATAAACTTGCTAACGCTGTTAAAGTGACCCTCGGCCCTAAAGGTCGTAACGTTGTTATCGAAAAATCTTTCGGTGCTCCTGTTATCACTAAAGACGGTGTTTCTGTTGCTAAAGAAATCGAACTCGAAGACAAGTTCGAAAACATGGGCGCACAGATGGTTAAAGAAGTTGCTTCTAAAACTTCTGACATCGCTGGTGACGGTACAACTACTGCTACCATCCTCGCTCAGGCAATCTACCGTGAAGGTGTTAAACTCGTTGCTGCTGGCCGTAGCCCAATGGCTATCAAACGCGGTGTGGACAAAGCTGTTGAAGCTCTCGTTCGCGAACTTAACGCTCTTGCAAAACCAACCCGCGACCAGAAAGAAATCGCACAGGTTGGCACCATCTCTGCTAACTCCGATGCTACCATCGGTAACATCATTGCTGAAGCAATGAGCAAAGTTGGTAAAGAAGGCGTTATCACAGTTGAAGAAGCAAAAGGCCTCGAAACTACTCTTGACGTAGTTGAAGGTATGCAGTTCGACCGTGGTTACCTTTCCCCTTACTTTGTGACCAACGCAGACAAAATGGTTGCAGAAATGGACGAGCCCCTCATCCTTATCTGCGAAAAGAAAATTTCCAACATGAAAGACATGCTCCCTGTTCTCGAACAGGTTGCTAAAATGTCTAAGCCACTCGTTATCATCGCTGAAGATGTTGACGGCGAAGCTCTTGCAGCTCTCGTAGTTAACAAACTTCGTGGTACTCTTAACGTTGTTGCTGTTAAAGCTCCTGGTTTTGGCGAACGTCGTAAAGCAATGCTCGAAGACATCGCTATCCTTACCGGTGGCCAGGTTGTTTCTGAAGAAATTGGTGTTAAACTCGAAGCTATCACTGTTGCAGAACTCGGTTCCGCTAAACGTGTAGTAATCGACAAAGATAACACAACAATCGTTCACGGTGCTGGTAAAGCTGAAGACATCAAAGCACGCGGCAAAATGATCCGTGCTCAGATCGAAGAGTCTTCTTCTGATTACGATCGTGAAAAACTTCAGGAACGTCTCGCTAAAATCGTTGGCGGCGTAGCTGTTATCAACGTTGGCGCAGCAACTGAAACCGAAATGAAAGAGAAAAAAGACCGTGTAGAAGATGCTCTCAACGCAACTCGTGCTGCTGTTGAAGAAGGCATCGTGCCTGGCGGTGGTACTGCTCTCGTTCGCGTTTCTACTATCCTCGACGAAGTAAAACCTGCTGATGACGACGAAGCTGCTGGCGTACGTATTATCCGTCGCGCTATCGAAGAGCCTCTCCGTCAGATCGCTGCCAACGCTGGCTTCGAAGGTTCCGTAATCGTAGAGAAAGTTAAAATTGGTAAAGACGGCATGGGCTTCAACGCTGCTATCGGCGAATACGAAGACCTCATCAAGTCCGGCGTTATCGATCCTAAAAAAGTAACCCGTATCGCTCTGCAGAACGCAGCTTCTGTTGCTTCTCTCCTGCTCACCACTGAGTGTGCAATTGCAGATAAGCCTGAACCTGCTGGTGCTGCTGCAGCTCCTGCAATGCCAGGTGGCATGGGCGGCATGGGTGGCATGGGTGGCATGTACTAA
- a CDS encoding DEAD/DEAH box helicase, which translates to MSFAHFSMHPMLLDAISAQGFTEPTPIQEKAVPPALAGHDLLGLARTGTGKTLAFVLPILHKLLTSSGNGVRALVVAPTRELAVQISSDIQQMIRKTDLSCVTIFGGVGLHAQRQQLKGNVDVVVACPGRLLDHVRRKSIDLSKVKMLVLDEADMMLDMGFIEDIQQILQLTNQRDQTLLFSATMPKELEVMANHAMSNPLHIQVDSIAPVESVSHDIYPVEQHLKTPLLKNILRSMDFQSLIVFVRTRYGAKRLWRQLGNAGFDVTCLQGQLSQRRRQEAMCGFRRGKYAILVATDIAARGLDISCVSHVINYDFPPTVDTYIHRIGRTGRASAIGSAFTFVAPEDAPMMKTLERALGDDITCCYVDDFDYSAQQRSTAAKPAQLRKQPRPQRIRKKGSIIGAEQSTPRNRPARQNMPGRPQAQARIISKPTEKKIKLEVVNLRPASRTALKQPHSPRKLKKLRIEEKKFQETDESQS; encoded by the coding sequence GTGAGTTTTGCTCATTTTTCTATGCATCCCATGTTGTTGGATGCCATTTCAGCTCAGGGTTTTACAGAACCGACTCCAATTCAGGAAAAAGCAGTACCACCAGCCTTAGCTGGACATGATCTGCTAGGATTAGCCAGAACTGGAACCGGTAAGACCTTGGCTTTTGTGCTGCCTATTTTGCACAAGTTGCTCACTAGTTCCGGCAATGGTGTCCGTGCGCTTGTCGTTGCGCCTACCCGTGAACTCGCAGTACAGATTTCTTCTGATATTCAGCAAATGATTCGTAAAACAGATCTGAGTTGCGTTACTATATTTGGTGGTGTTGGTCTGCATGCTCAGCGGCAGCAGCTTAAGGGAAATGTAGATGTCGTAGTGGCGTGTCCGGGCAGATTGCTTGATCATGTTCGCCGTAAATCTATTGATCTTTCTAAAGTGAAAATGCTGGTGCTGGATGAAGCGGATATGATGCTCGATATGGGGTTTATCGAAGATATTCAGCAAATTTTACAACTGACTAACCAACGTGATCAGACGTTACTTTTTTCTGCAACCATGCCGAAAGAGTTGGAAGTCATGGCAAACCATGCCATGAGTAACCCTCTACATATTCAGGTAGATTCAATTGCACCTGTCGAAAGTGTCTCTCATGACATTTATCCGGTTGAACAGCATTTAAAGACTCCATTACTGAAAAATATATTGCGGTCGATGGATTTTCAGTCATTGATTGTTTTTGTTCGTACCCGATACGGAGCAAAACGATTGTGGCGACAGTTGGGGAACGCAGGGTTCGATGTTACCTGTTTGCAAGGTCAACTAAGCCAGCGTAGACGGCAGGAAGCCATGTGCGGGTTTCGGCGTGGTAAGTACGCAATCTTGGTAGCAACAGATATTGCTGCCCGAGGGTTGGATATTTCTTGCGTTTCTCATGTTATCAATTACGATTTTCCGCCGACTGTTGATACATATATTCATCGAATCGGCAGAACCGGTAGGGCAAGTGCCATAGGCAGTGCTTTTACCTTTGTCGCTCCGGAGGATGCACCAATGATGAAAACATTGGAGCGTGCCCTTGGAGATGATATTACTTGTTGCTACGTGGACGATTTTGATTACAGTGCGCAGCAACGAAGTACGGCAGCGAAACCTGCACAGTTGAGAAAACAGCCTCGACCTCAGCGAATTCGTAAAAAAGGTTCTATAATCGGTGCAGAACAATCTACACCGAGAAATCGTCCTGCACGTCAGAACATGCCAGGGCGTCCGCAGGCACAAGCGCGGATTATTTCGAAGCCGACAGAGAAAAAGATCAAGCTGGAAGTGGTCAATTTGCGTCCAGCATCACGCACAGCACTCAAGCAACCGCATTCGCCGCGTAAGCTTAAGAAGCTGAGAATAGAAGAAAAGAAATTTCAAGAAACTGATGAAAGTCAGTCATAG
- the groES gene encoding co-chaperone GroES: protein MNLKPLSDRVLVKRLEAEEKTAGGLYIPDTAKEKPSRGEIVAAGPGRVENGNTIAMTVTVGDLVLFNKYAGNEINIDGEEFLVMREEDVLAIIA, encoded by the coding sequence ATGAATCTGAAGCCACTGAGCGATCGAGTTCTGGTAAAACGCCTTGAAGCTGAAGAGAAGACTGCTGGCGGTCTCTACATTCCTGACACTGCCAAAGAAAAGCCTTCTCGTGGTGAGATCGTAGCTGCAGGTCCTGGTCGTGTTGAAAATGGTAACACCATCGCTATGACTGTTACTGTTGGCGATCTTGTTCTGTTCAACAAATACGCAGGTAACGAAATCAATATCGACGGCGAAGAATTCCTCGTTATGCGCGAAGAAGACGTTCTCGCAATTATCGCTTAA
- a CDS encoding ATP-binding cassette domain-containing protein: MALLSIQNVSLTLSGPELLSGVSLQIEEGQRVCLLGRNGAGKSTFMKLMFGDIKPDGGVVARQQGLKVAMLSQEVPDAITGNVYSVVASGLGELGEALAAYHEASILLDTGKDTDAALAAMSDAQHVLDERGGWELHQKIQTVTNHLKLNPDAEFSSLSGGVKRRTMLARALASEPDLLLLDEPTNHLDVESITWLEEFLQRYVKSLVLITHDRMFMRKVANRIVELDRGHLADWSCDYDTFLVRKEEVLHAEDEEWRRMDQKLKEEEIWVRKGIKARRTRNMGRVRALQDLRKERAKRRDRSGNVGMAVQVADRSGKVVVKADHVTYTYPDAMVPVIKDLSTIVSRGDKIALIGPNGVGKTTLLRLLLGELVPQVGTIKDGTKIEVAYFDQLRNVLNEEMSVRDNVANGNDTVEIGGVQKHVVGYLKEFLFDPERMNMTVNTLSGGERNRLLLAKLFTQPCNVLVLDEPTNDLDVETLELLEAQIVEFAGTVLIVSHDRAFVNNVVTSTLAFEGDGVINEYVGGYDDWQRQRQDIDAEKAASKKAAQEKSELKKEADKPKKLTYNEQREVTKLRKELEEIPAKLESMEEEQGALEAKLADPKFYTNSPKEFDEATDRLESLAGEQEAVMLRWEEVEARIAELSQVEK; encoded by the coding sequence ATGGCACTTTTAAGTATACAGAATGTTTCACTTACTCTGAGCGGCCCGGAACTGTTGTCCGGTGTAAGCTTGCAGATTGAAGAAGGGCAGCGAGTTTGCCTGCTTGGTCGTAACGGCGCGGGTAAATCAACCTTTATGAAGCTCATGTTTGGCGACATTAAGCCTGATGGAGGCGTGGTTGCACGTCAGCAGGGCTTGAAGGTTGCAATGCTCTCTCAGGAAGTGCCTGACGCTATTACGGGTAACGTCTATAGTGTAGTTGCTTCCGGTCTTGGTGAGCTGGGCGAAGCGCTTGCTGCGTACCATGAAGCATCTATATTGCTGGATACCGGTAAGGATACGGATGCTGCGCTTGCCGCAATGTCTGATGCGCAGCATGTTCTTGATGAGCGGGGCGGCTGGGAGTTGCATCAGAAAATTCAAACAGTGACAAATCACCTGAAATTGAATCCTGATGCCGAGTTTTCTTCACTGTCTGGTGGTGTGAAACGTCGTACTATGCTCGCGCGTGCACTTGCTTCTGAGCCGGACTTGCTGCTGCTTGATGAGCCTACTAACCACCTTGATGTGGAATCTATTACATGGCTCGAAGAATTTTTACAGCGCTATGTAAAGTCGCTTGTTCTCATTACTCACGATAGAATGTTTATGCGCAAAGTTGCGAACCGAATTGTAGAGCTGGATCGCGGGCACCTTGCGGATTGGTCTTGCGACTACGATACCTTTTTGGTTCGTAAAGAAGAAGTGCTGCATGCGGAAGACGAAGAATGGCGCCGTATGGATCAGAAGCTCAAAGAAGAAGAGATTTGGGTCCGTAAAGGCATCAAAGCGCGTCGTACTCGTAACATGGGACGTGTACGAGCATTGCAGGACTTGCGTAAAGAACGCGCAAAACGTCGCGACCGCTCTGGTAATGTGGGCATGGCGGTGCAGGTGGCTGATCGTTCCGGTAAAGTTGTGGTTAAGGCAGATCACGTAACATATACGTATCCTGATGCCATGGTTCCGGTAATCAAAGATCTTTCTACCATTGTCTCCCGCGGTGACAAGATAGCACTTATTGGTCCTAACGGTGTGGGTAAGACAACCTTGCTGCGTTTGCTGCTTGGTGAGCTTGTGCCGCAGGTAGGGACAATTAAAGACGGTACCAAGATTGAAGTGGCATATTTTGATCAGCTGCGTAACGTGCTGAATGAAGAAATGTCTGTGCGAGATAACGTAGCGAACGGAAACGATACCGTTGAAATTGGCGGCGTACAGAAGCATGTTGTCGGATACTTAAAAGAGTTTTTGTTCGACCCTGAACGTATGAATATGACGGTTAATACACTTTCTGGTGGTGAGCGTAACCGCTTGTTGTTGGCAAAGTTGTTTACCCAACCGTGTAACGTTCTGGTGCTTGATGAACCGACAAACGACCTTGATGTGGAAACATTGGAGTTGTTGGAAGCACAGATTGTTGAATTCGCAGGTACTGTTCTTATTGTTAGCCATGACCGTGCTTTTGTGAACAATGTAGTGACATCTACATTGGCATTTGAGGGCGACGGTGTGATTAATGAATATGTTGGCGGATACGATGACTGGCAGCGTCAGCGTCAGGATATTGATGCAGAAAAAGCGGCTAGTAAAAAAGCTGCTCAAGAAAAGTCTGAATTAAAAAAAGAAGCTGATAAGCCGAAAAAGTTAACATATAATGAACAGCGCGAAGTGACCAAGTTGCGCAAAGAGCTGGAAGAGATTCCAGCGAAGCTTGAAAGTATGGAAGAAGAACAGGGAGCGTTGGAAGCTAAGCTCGCTGATCCTAAATTTTATACTAACAGCCCTAAAGAATTTGATGAAGCAACAGACCGCCTGGAGTCTCTTGCAGGAGAGCAGGAAGCTGTAATGTTGCGCTGGGAAGAAGTGGAAGCACGAATTGCCGAGCTTTCACAGGTCGAAAAGTAG
- a CDS encoding YajQ family cyclic di-GMP-binding protein yields the protein MPSFDVVNKVDLQEVDNAVNNVRKEVETRYDFRGTTTELSLDKGNKRLSILAGDELKMKAVEEMLKTHFLRRNVDPQILEFKDPEPTSKGALKRDVVFKEGIEKDLAKKMVKEIKASKLKVQAQIQDDQLRVTGKKLDDLQAVMAMLREGDYGIPLQFVNMKN from the coding sequence ATGCCATCTTTTGACGTAGTAAACAAAGTTGATTTGCAGGAAGTTGATAACGCTGTGAATAACGTGAGAAAAGAAGTTGAGACCCGTTATGATTTCCGTGGTACAACCACTGAACTCAGTCTTGATAAAGGCAATAAGCGCCTTAGCATTCTTGCAGGTGATGAACTGAAAATGAAAGCTGTGGAAGAAATGCTCAAAACTCATTTCTTGCGTCGTAATGTTGATCCACAGATTCTTGAATTTAAAGATCCAGAGCCAACCTCTAAGGGTGCGCTTAAGCGTGATGTTGTCTTTAAAGAAGGTATTGAGAAAGACCTCGCTAAGAAGATGGTGAAAGAAATCAAAGCCTCTAAGCTTAAAGTTCAAGCACAGATTCAGGATGACCAGTTGCGTGTAACCGGCAAAAAACTTGATGACCTTCAGGCTGTCATGGCAATGCTGCGTGAAGGCGATTACGGTATTCCTCTTCAGTTTGTGAATATGAAAAACTAA
- a CDS encoding phosphotransferase enzyme family protein, with product MKTLFEKFSLTFGRQRPDIEIPGSPERCIARFVAEDTNGKLWLVEKLKEAQAGWRNTLGTLLTDLHHKNVPFVHAPALTSDGRAVIIHEGVPYQMTPFIIGTDLPRPAYCADKVRGRAIGTFINTLQSAGQQIPTPLCSTPPLTEYVADIVTIITQRRPDIARQLETILPHLDTFFTEQNVIPLALAHGDCHPLNIIWHQTDIAGVIDWEFAGEKIVLYDAANCIGCVGIEHPNWLINGLVPELVATLYTQNPLFAANIHHLIPAVIALRFAWLSEWLRKDDTEMQELELDYMRLLTRSRSEIEKFWKQRYAM from the coding sequence ATGAAAACACTTTTTGAAAAATTTTCTCTCACCTTTGGACGACAACGTCCTGACATAGAAATCCCCGGCAGTCCGGAGCGTTGCATTGCTCGCTTTGTTGCTGAAGATACTAACGGGAAACTGTGGCTTGTAGAAAAACTCAAGGAAGCTCAGGCAGGATGGCGCAATACCTTAGGGACACTTCTTACTGATTTGCATCACAAGAATGTTCCTTTTGTCCATGCACCAGCTCTGACAAGCGACGGACGGGCTGTGATTATTCATGAAGGTGTACCATATCAGATGACGCCCTTTATTATCGGGACAGATCTTCCACGCCCTGCATACTGTGCAGACAAAGTACGTGGTCGAGCTATAGGCACCTTTATTAACACGCTGCAATCAGCAGGTCAGCAAATTCCAACCCCGCTCTGCTCCACACCGCCTTTGACGGAGTATGTAGCAGATATTGTCACCATAATTACACAACGTAGACCAGACATTGCTCGACAACTAGAAACTATTCTCCCGCACTTGGACACATTTTTCACTGAGCAAAATGTTATCCCGCTTGCATTAGCACACGGGGATTGCCACCCGCTCAATATCATATGGCATCAAACAGACATTGCAGGCGTTATTGATTGGGAATTTGCCGGAGAAAAAATCGTACTTTATGATGCAGCGAACTGCATTGGATGTGTCGGCATTGAACACCCCAACTGGCTGATCAATGGGCTTGTGCCTGAACTGGTCGCGACACTGTACACACAAAACCCTCTGTTTGCCGCAAACATTCATCACCTGATCCCTGCGGTTATAGCATTACGTTTTGCATGGCTTTCAGAATGGCTACGTAAAGACGACACCGAAATGCAGGAACTTGAACTGGATTATATGCGTCTATTGACTAGAAGCCGTTCAGAAATAGAAAAATTTTGGAAACAACGATACGCTATGTAA
- a CDS encoding NYN domain-containing protein, producing the protein MDRRGFRNQYGFEEVYSALFVDFDNIYTRLEEIEPSAAHVFATNPQRWLKWLETHAVRMLYGDGVRRRILMRCCYLNPHCYHQYRPFFIRAAFNVIDCPPLTNQGKTSADIHLVMDAMDTLSHKTHFDEFIVLSGDADFTPLLIRLQEHARRTLVLSVGYASPAYTAASSWRIREDWFVQQALEEKGFEEYPAQPRAEEEEKKDTNADIILRGADVVKSMVQDSSSPVPLAQLSHNLQKELDAGHDWFGYGRFREFLEALELGELEISNVVPGYVYDPSRHDEPEETSVRAEFKAQYPELFDFALRVHRLTDVPLLMPAHYNQLLEFIVDEVNENGFFLTNTSRNVRDKCVEAGVPVGRAHVNFVLVGISRGGYPLSEQDVVLVDEVKKAFMRNVKDLCSRTQFDLRSEEISLLFEWMSFKQEKE; encoded by the coding sequence ATGGATCGAAGAGGTTTTCGAAATCAGTATGGATTTGAGGAGGTGTATAGCGCTTTATTCGTCGATTTCGACAATATATACACGCGCTTGGAAGAGATAGAACCATCAGCAGCACATGTGTTTGCAACTAACCCTCAGCGATGGCTAAAGTGGTTGGAAACTCATGCAGTAAGAATGCTTTACGGTGATGGAGTTCGCCGTCGTATTTTAATGCGTTGCTGTTATCTCAATCCGCACTGTTACCATCAATACAGGCCCTTTTTTATCCGCGCAGCATTTAACGTGATTGATTGTCCGCCTCTTACTAATCAAGGTAAGACAAGTGCAGATATTCATCTTGTGATGGATGCGATGGATACTTTGAGCCATAAAACACATTTTGATGAATTTATTGTACTTTCCGGAGATGCGGATTTTACGCCGCTTCTGATTAGGTTGCAGGAACATGCGCGTCGCACATTAGTGCTTTCTGTGGGGTATGCATCCCCAGCGTATACAGCAGCAAGTTCTTGGCGTATCCGCGAAGACTGGTTTGTACAGCAGGCCCTTGAAGAAAAAGGGTTTGAAGAGTATCCGGCACAGCCTCGGGCAGAGGAAGAAGAGAAAAAAGATACCAATGCAGACATCATTCTTCGTGGAGCTGATGTTGTAAAAAGTATGGTTCAAGATTCTTCTTCTCCGGTACCTCTTGCGCAGCTATCGCATAATCTCCAAAAAGAACTGGACGCAGGGCATGACTGGTTCGGGTATGGTAGATTCCGCGAATTTTTAGAAGCGCTTGAACTTGGCGAGTTGGAAATTTCTAATGTTGTACCTGGATATGTGTATGATCCAAGTCGACATGATGAGCCAGAAGAAACTAGCGTACGAGCAGAATTTAAAGCACAGTATCCGGAACTGTTCGACTTTGCACTCAGAGTACATCGTCTTACAGATGTTCCATTGTTAATGCCTGCACACTACAATCAGCTTCTTGAGTTTATTGTAGATGAGGTAAACGAGAATGGCTTCTTCCTCACGAATACATCGCGCAATGTTCGCGATAAGTGTGTAGAAGCAGGCGTGCCAGTAGGCAGAGCGCACGTAAACTTTGTTCTTGTTGGTATCTCACGCGGCGGTTACCCACTTTCTGAACAGGATGTGGTATTGGTCGACGAAGTGAAAAAGGCATTTATGCGTAACGTAAAGGATTTATGCAGTCGAACCCAGTTCGACCTGCGTAGTGAAGAAATCAGTCTCTTGTTTGAGTGGATGTCATTCAAACAGGAAAAAGAATAG